A genomic region of Saccopteryx bilineata isolate mSacBil1 chromosome 1, mSacBil1_pri_phased_curated, whole genome shotgun sequence contains the following coding sequences:
- the GCAT gene encoding 2-amino-3-ketobutyrate coenzyme A ligase, mitochondrial isoform X1, with amino-acid sequence MWVGSVFRAALSWYPRGRRAHSAVAQLRGILEEELEGIRGAGTWKSERVITSRQGPRIHVDGVSGGILNFCANNYLGLSSHPEVIQAGLQALEEFGAGLSSVRFICGTQSIHKDLEAKLALFHQREDAILYPSCFDANAGLFEALLTPEDAILSDELNHASIIDGIRLCKAHKYRYHHLDMADLEAKLQEAQKYRLRLVATDGAFSMDGDIAPLQEICHLASQYGALVFVDECHATGFLGATGRGTDELLGVMDQVTIINSTLGKALGGASGGYTTGPGPLVSLLRQRARPYLFSNSLPPAVIGCASKALDLLMESNAIIQSMAAKTQRCSPWQGFRSKMQAAGFTISGANHPICPVMLGDARLASCMADDMLKRGIFVIGFSYPVVPKGKARIRVQISAVHSEEDIDRCVEAFVEVGRLHGALP; translated from the exons ATGTGGGTCGGTTCCGTCTTCCGCGCCGCGCTCTCCTGGTACCCCCGCGGTCGCCGCGCGCACTCAGCGGTGGCCCAGCTGCGTGGCAtcctggaggaggagctggaagggaTCCGCGGGGCTGGCACCTGGAAGAGCGAGCGGGTCATCACGTCACGTCAGGGGCCGCGCATCCACGTTGATGGCGTCTCCGGAG GAATCCTTAACTTCTGTGCCAACAACTACCTGGGCCTGAGCAGCCACCCCGAAGTGATCCAGGCCGGTCTGCAGGCCCTGGAGGAGTTTGGAGCTGGCCTTAGCTCTGTCCGCTTCATCTGTGGGACCCAG AGCATCCACAAGGATCTGGAAGCAAAGCTAGCCCTTTTCCACCAGCGGGAGGATGCCATCCTGTATCCCAGCTGTTTTGATGCCAATGCTGGCCTCTTTGAG GCCCTGCTGACCCCGGAGGATGCAATACTATCAGATGAGCTGAACCATGCCTCCATCATTGATGGCATTCGTCTTTGCAAGGCCCACAAGTACCGCTATCACCACCTGGACATGGCTGATCTAGAAGCCAAGCTGCAGGAGGCCCAG AAGTATAGACTGCGTCTGGTGGCCACTGATGGGGCCTTTTCCATGGATGGCGACATTGCACCCCTGCAGGAGATCTGCCACCTTGCATCTCAATATGGTGCCCTGGTCTTTGTGGATGAATGCCATGCCACTGGCTTCCTGGGGGCCACAGGACG GGGCACAGATGAGCTTCTGGGCGTGATGGACCAGGTCACCATCATCAATTCCACACTGGGGAAGGCGCTGGGCGGAGCATCAG GGGGCTACACGACAGGCCCTGGGCCCCTGGTGTCCCTGCTACGACAGCGTGCCCGGCCCTACCTTTTCTCCAATAGCCTGCCACCTGCTGTCATTGGCTGTGCTTCCAAAGCCCTGGACCTGCTCATGGAGAGCAATGCCATTATCCAGTCTATGGCAGCCAAGACCCAGCGGTGCAGTCCCTGGCAGGG GTTCCGCAGTAAGATGCAGGCTGCTGGCTTCACCATCTCAGGAGCCAACCACCCCATCTGCCCTGTGATGCTGGGTGATGCCCGGCTGGCCTCTTGCATGGCAGATGACATGCTAAAGAGAG GCATCTTTGTCATCGGGTTCAGCtacccagtggtccccaagggTAAGGCCCGGATCCGGGTACAGATTTCAGCAGTGCACAGCGAGGAGGACATCGACCGCTGTGTGGAGGCCTTCGTGGAGGTGGGGCGACTGCACGGGGCATTGCCCTGA
- the GCAT gene encoding 2-amino-3-ketobutyrate coenzyme A ligase, mitochondrial isoform X2, whose protein sequence is MWVGSVFRAALSWYPRGRRAHSAVAQLRGILEEELEGIRGAGTWKSERVITSRQGPRIHVDGVSGGILNFCANNYLGLSSHPEVIQAGLQALEEFGAGLSSVRFICGTQSIHKDLEAKLALFHQREDAILYPSCFDANAGLFEALLTPEDAILSDELNHASIIDGIRLCKAHKYRYHHLDMADLEAKLQEAQKYRLRLVATDGAFSMDGDIAPLQEICHLASQYGALVFVDECHATGFLGATGRGTDELLGVMDQVTIINSTLGKALGGASGGYTTGPGPLVSLLRQRARPYLFSNSLPPAVIGCASKALDLLMESNAIIQSMAAKTQRFRSKMQAAGFTISGANHPICPVMLGDARLASCMADDMLKRGIFVIGFSYPVVPKGKARIRVQISAVHSEEDIDRCVEAFVEVGRLHGALP, encoded by the exons ATGTGGGTCGGTTCCGTCTTCCGCGCCGCGCTCTCCTGGTACCCCCGCGGTCGCCGCGCGCACTCAGCGGTGGCCCAGCTGCGTGGCAtcctggaggaggagctggaagggaTCCGCGGGGCTGGCACCTGGAAGAGCGAGCGGGTCATCACGTCACGTCAGGGGCCGCGCATCCACGTTGATGGCGTCTCCGGAG GAATCCTTAACTTCTGTGCCAACAACTACCTGGGCCTGAGCAGCCACCCCGAAGTGATCCAGGCCGGTCTGCAGGCCCTGGAGGAGTTTGGAGCTGGCCTTAGCTCTGTCCGCTTCATCTGTGGGACCCAG AGCATCCACAAGGATCTGGAAGCAAAGCTAGCCCTTTTCCACCAGCGGGAGGATGCCATCCTGTATCCCAGCTGTTTTGATGCCAATGCTGGCCTCTTTGAG GCCCTGCTGACCCCGGAGGATGCAATACTATCAGATGAGCTGAACCATGCCTCCATCATTGATGGCATTCGTCTTTGCAAGGCCCACAAGTACCGCTATCACCACCTGGACATGGCTGATCTAGAAGCCAAGCTGCAGGAGGCCCAG AAGTATAGACTGCGTCTGGTGGCCACTGATGGGGCCTTTTCCATGGATGGCGACATTGCACCCCTGCAGGAGATCTGCCACCTTGCATCTCAATATGGTGCCCTGGTCTTTGTGGATGAATGCCATGCCACTGGCTTCCTGGGGGCCACAGGACG GGGCACAGATGAGCTTCTGGGCGTGATGGACCAGGTCACCATCATCAATTCCACACTGGGGAAGGCGCTGGGCGGAGCATCAG GGGGCTACACGACAGGCCCTGGGCCCCTGGTGTCCCTGCTACGACAGCGTGCCCGGCCCTACCTTTTCTCCAATAGCCTGCCACCTGCTGTCATTGGCTGTGCTTCCAAAGCCCTGGACCTGCTCATGGAGAGCAATGCCATTATCCAGTCTATGGCAGCCAAGACCCAGCG GTTCCGCAGTAAGATGCAGGCTGCTGGCTTCACCATCTCAGGAGCCAACCACCCCATCTGCCCTGTGATGCTGGGTGATGCCCGGCTGGCCTCTTGCATGGCAGATGACATGCTAAAGAGAG GCATCTTTGTCATCGGGTTCAGCtacccagtggtccccaagggTAAGGCCCGGATCCGGGTACAGATTTCAGCAGTGCACAGCGAGGAGGACATCGACCGCTGTGTGGAGGCCTTCGTGGAGGTGGGGCGACTGCACGGGGCATTGCCCTGA
- the H1-0 gene encoding histone H1.0, which translates to MTENSTSAPAAKPKRAKASKKSTDHPKYSDMIVAAIQAEKNRAGSSRQSIQKYIKSHYKVGENADSQIKLSIKRLVTTGVLKQTKGVGASGSFRLAKSDEPKRSVAFKKTKKEVKKVATPKKAAKPKKAASKAPSKKAKATPVKKAKKKPAATPKKTKKPKTVKAKPVKASKPKKAKPVKPKAKSSAKRASKKK; encoded by the coding sequence ATGACTGAAAACTCCACGTCTGCCCCTGCGGCCAAGCCCAAGCGGGCCAAAGCTTCCAAGAAGTCCACAGACCACCCCAAGTACTCAGACATGATCGTGGCTGCCATCCAGGCGGAGAAGAACCGCGCTGGTTCCTCGCGTCAGTCCATCCAGAAGTACATCAAGAGCCACTACAAGGTGGGCGAGAACGCCGACTCCCAGATTAAGTTGTCCATCAAGCGCCTGGTTACCACCGGGGTCCTCAAGCAGACCAAAGGAGTGGGTGCCTCAGGGTCCTTCCGGCTAGCCAAGAGCGACGAGCCTAAGAGGTCAGTGGCCTTCAAGAAGACGAAAAAGGAAGTCAAGAAGGTGGCCACGCCAAAGAAGGCAGCCAAGCCCAAGAAGGCAGCCTCTAAAGCCCCCAGCAAGAAGGCCAAAGCCACCCCAGTCAAGAAGGCCAAGAAGAAGCCGGCTGCCACGCCcaagaaaaccaaaaaacccaaGACTGTCAAAGCCAAGCCAGTCAAGGCATCCAAGCCTAAGAAGGCCAAACCAGTGAAGCCCAAAGCCAAGTCCAGTGCCAAGAGGGCCAGCAAGAAGAAGTGA